One window of the Arthrobacter sp. D5-1 genome contains the following:
- a CDS encoding HIT domain-containing protein, producing the protein MQENTGAAAGIPDDADVTDDFGLAGVPDAFQRLWTPHRMAYIKGGQDQFKNKDDCPFCVGPTRSDEESLIVYRGRTCYVVLNLFPYNPGHLLICPYRHVPDYTDITVEETAEFAELTQTAMRVLRKVSNPSGFNLGMNQGVTGGAGIAAHLHQHVVPRWGGDGNFFPIIAQTKAITQTLDEVRKLVAEAWPGESNAE; encoded by the coding sequence GTGCAGGAGAACACAGGCGCGGCAGCTGGGATTCCGGACGACGCCGACGTAACCGATGATTTCGGACTGGCGGGCGTGCCGGACGCATTTCAGCGCCTGTGGACTCCGCACCGCATGGCCTACATCAAGGGCGGGCAGGATCAATTCAAGAACAAGGACGACTGCCCGTTCTGTGTGGGACCCACGCGCTCGGACGAGGAATCCCTGATCGTGTACCGGGGGAGGACCTGCTATGTGGTCCTCAACCTTTTCCCGTACAACCCGGGGCACCTGTTGATTTGTCCCTACCGCCACGTGCCCGACTACACGGACATCACTGTGGAAGAGACTGCCGAATTCGCTGAACTCACACAGACCGCCATGCGGGTCTTGAGGAAAGTATCCAACCCCAGCGGCTTCAACCTGGGCATGAATCAGGGCGTTACCGGCGGCGCAGGAATCGCCGCACATCTTCACCAGCACGTAGTCCCACGCTGGGGCGGGGATGGCAACTTCTTCCCGATCATCGCCCAGACCAAGGCCATCACGCAGACATTGGACGAGGTCCGCAAGCTCGTGGCCGAAGCCTGGCCGGGGGAGTCGAATGCTGAATAG
- the pgsA gene encoding phosphatidylinositol phosphate synthase: MLNRHARGFFTSLFTPLARWLLKIGVSPDAVTMAGTAGVILGGLVLYPLGHLWWGSVVVAFFAFSDVVDGIMARLQGRSGGWGNFLDSTLDRLADGAIFAGITIWFFTHGEDPAIGTAAVVCLVLGMVVSYARAKAESLGYQASVGIAERAERLASVLLITGLTGLGLPPVVLFGTLILLALASVVTIIQRMSTVHRQAMAEADGTAAG; this comes from the coding sequence ATGCTGAATAGGCATGCGCGCGGCTTTTTCACATCACTTTTCACACCCCTTGCCCGTTGGCTCCTCAAGATCGGGGTTTCCCCTGACGCAGTGACCATGGCAGGTACGGCGGGCGTGATCCTGGGCGGCTTGGTACTGTATCCGCTCGGCCACTTGTGGTGGGGCTCTGTAGTGGTGGCGTTCTTCGCCTTCTCCGACGTCGTTGATGGCATCATGGCGCGGCTCCAAGGCAGGAGTGGCGGCTGGGGCAATTTCCTGGATTCCACCCTGGACCGTCTGGCTGATGGCGCGATCTTTGCCGGCATCACCATCTGGTTCTTCACCCATGGCGAGGATCCCGCGATTGGAACTGCCGCCGTCGTCTGCCTTGTCCTTGGCATGGTTGTCTCCTATGCCAGGGCAAAGGCGGAGTCCTTGGGATATCAGGCCAGCGTTGGCATCGCTGAGCGGGCCGAGCGTTTGGCGTCCGTTCTGCTCATCACCGGACTGACCGGATTGGGGCTTCCGCCCGTGGTGCTGTTCGGGACCTTGATCCTGCTGGCGCTGGCCAGCGTTGTCACCATCATCCAGCGGATGTCCACCGTGCACCGGCAGGCCATGGCCGAGGCCGACGGTACTGCTGCGGGCTAG
- the pdxS gene encoding pyridoxal 5'-phosphate synthase lyase subunit PdxS → MSTPDVSNEAGSSANSVTGSSRVKRGMAEMLKGGVIMDVVNVEQARIAEDAGAVAVMALERVPADIRAQGGVSRMSDPDMIDAIIAAVSIPVMAKARIGHFVEAQVLQSLGVDYIDESEVLTPADYINHIDKWNFTVPFVCGATNLGEALRRINEGAAMIRSKGEAGTGDVSNATGHMRKIRSEIAKLAALPEDELYVAAKELQAPYELVKEVAATGKLPVVLFTAGGIATPADAAMMMQLGADGVFVGSGIFKSGNPAERAAAVVKATTFHDDPDVIAKVSRGLGEAMVGINVDDIPQPHRLAERGW, encoded by the coding sequence GTGTCTACACCAGATGTAAGCAACGAAGCCGGTTCGTCCGCGAACAGCGTCACGGGCAGCAGCCGCGTTAAGCGGGGCATGGCTGAGATGCTCAAGGGCGGCGTCATTATGGACGTCGTTAACGTCGAACAGGCCCGCATCGCCGAGGATGCCGGTGCCGTCGCCGTCATGGCGCTCGAACGTGTCCCGGCCGATATCCGCGCCCAGGGCGGCGTGTCCCGCATGTCCGATCCGGACATGATCGATGCCATCATCGCCGCCGTGTCCATCCCGGTCATGGCCAAGGCCCGCATCGGCCACTTCGTCGAGGCCCAGGTCCTGCAGTCCCTCGGTGTTGACTACATCGACGAGTCCGAGGTCCTGACCCCGGCGGATTACATCAACCACATCGACAAGTGGAACTTCACCGTTCCGTTCGTCTGTGGTGCCACTAACCTTGGTGAGGCTTTGCGCCGCATCAACGAGGGCGCGGCGATGATCCGTTCCAAGGGCGAGGCCGGTACCGGTGATGTTTCCAACGCCACCGGGCACATGCGCAAGATCCGTTCCGAGATCGCCAAGCTCGCCGCCCTTCCCGAGGACGAGCTGTACGTTGCGGCCAAGGAATTGCAGGCCCCGTACGAGCTGGTCAAGGAAGTTGCCGCCACCGGCAAGCTGCCCGTGGTGCTGTTCACCGCTGGTGGCATCGCCACCCCGGCTGATGCTGCCATGATGATGCAGCTCGGCGCCGACGGTGTGTTCGTTGGTTCCGGTATCTTCAAGTCGGGCAACCCGGCCGAGCGCGCCGCCGCCGTTGTGAAGGCCACCACGTTCCACGACGACCCGGATGTCATCGCCAAGGTCTCCCGCGGCCTGGGCGAAGCCATGGTGGGCATCAACGTCGACGACATTCCCCAGCCCCACCGCCTCGCAGAACGCGGCTGGTAA